Proteins encoded in a region of the Vicia villosa cultivar HV-30 ecotype Madison, WI linkage group LG5, Vvil1.0, whole genome shotgun sequence genome:
- the LOC131607008 gene encoding uncharacterized protein LOC131607008, translated as MEELHSVFVYQQEEREHEQPQKLIDTILELEAMKKMNRELHNQLKIAYQERDEARDQLQKLINKFCPIDFHQEHPFMFHSSKPNSSITESSTLSYSSPSSVDSFFETPSSSMFSNTSMGYINHHPNQGFNYVMEPIEEQVHDFGSEYIDSIAKERVLPQKGKLLRAVIDAGPLLQTILLEGSLPRWRNPPHLQDINNVNVGSTSSLLDLADNHLLGSSNNSLKYSSDSSYNSSFNHVNSKKHRRHQ; from the exons ATGGAAGAGCTTCATTCAGTTTTCGTATACCAACAGGAAGAg AGAGAGCATGAACAACCACAAAAACTCATAGACACAATTCTTGAACTAGAAGCAATGAAAAAGATGAATAGAGAACTCCACAATCAACTCAAAATAGCTTATCAAGAAAGAGATGAAGCTAGAGATCAGCTACAAAAACTAATCAACAAGTTTTGTCCAATTGATTTCCACCAAGAACACCCTTTCATGTTTCATTCATCGAAACCGAATTCGAGTATAACCGAATCTAGTACTCTTTCTTACAGTTCGCCTTCGTCGGTAGATTCGTTCTTTGAAACTCCTTCTTCATCTATGTTTTCAAACACTAGTATGGGATATATCAATCATCATCCAAATCAAGGTTTTAATTATGTGATGGAACCTATTGAAGAACAAGTTCATGATTTTGGAAGTGAGTATATAGATTCTATTGCTAAGGAAAGAGTTTTGCCTCAAAAGGGTAAGCTTTTGAGAGCTGTGATTGATGCTGGTCCTTTGCTTCAAACTATTTTGCTTGAAGGATCACTTCCTAGGTGGAGAAATCCACCACATTTGCAAGACATTAATAATGTTAATGTTGGTTCGACTTCTTCATTGCTTGACCTTGCTGATAATCATCTTCTTGGATCGTCTAACAATTCTCTGAAGTATAGTTCTGATTCGAGTTATAATTCTAGTTTCAATCATGTCAATTCAAAGAAACATCGGAGACATCAATAA